A window of Nocardioidaceae bacterium genomic DNA:
CGAACGGCGAGATGTACCGCTACCCGCTGACCATCCGGCTCGTCAGCTGACCGACCGCGTCCCGCCCGCCTTCTCGTCGTGCAGCTCGGCGATCACGGTGAGCGCCGCATCGAGCAGCACGCGCAGCGCCGCCAACGCCGGCACCCCGATGAGCGCGACGGCGAGTCCCTGCAGCAGCACGAACACGGAGCTGAGCCAGAAGCTCAGCACGACCGCGAGCACGATCACGCCGATGAGCGCCAGCCGCAGCAGCCGGAAGGCACGCGCGGCCAGGGACCGTGCGGCATCGGGGTGCAGCGGCCTCGCGAAGTCCGTCCCCGACAGCATGCCGATGTCCTCGGCGGGCAGCCGGGTCCGGCCGGGACGGGGACGGGGGACGCGGCGGCACAGCAGTCATGCCGAGACCCTAAGCCGGGACGCGTCCTCTGTCAGTCGAGCAGGTCGCGCACGACCGCGTCGGCCAGCAGCCGACCGCGGCGGGTGAGCACCAGACGTGGCTGTCCGTCGACGGTCCCCCGCCCGAGTGCCGCTCGTCCGTCCAGGAGCCCGTCGGCCACCAGGGCGGCCACCCTCGGACGAGCACCCTCCCGAAGGGCACTGATCGGCAGCCCGTCGCGAATGCGCCCCTCGAGCAGGAGGCGCTCGGCGTACACGTCGTCCTCGGTGAGCACCTCCCGGGCGTAGGCCGGCGAGACGCCCTGGGCCAGCCGGCCCGCGTACGCGGTGGGGTGCTTGACGTTCCACCACCGGGTGCCCGCCACGTGCGAGTGCGCCCCCGGGCCCACACCCCACCAGTCGTCGCTGCGCCAGTAGGCCAGGTTGTGACGGCACCGGGCAGCCTCGTCGCGAGCCCAGTTGGAGACCTCGTACCAGCCCAGACCCGCCGCGGTCAGCTCCTCGTCGGCGACCTCGTACTTCTCCGCCTGCTCGTCGTCGACCGGCGCCGGCACCTCCCCGCGTGCCACACGGCGCGCCAGCGCGGTGCCGTCCTCGACGATCAGGGCGTACGCGCTCACGTGGTCCGGCTCGGAGGCGAGCGCGGTGTGCAGGGTGTGCCGCCAGCCGCCCACCGTCTCCCCCGGCGTGCCGTAGATGAGGTCCAGGCTGACCTGCTCGAAGCCCGCCCCGCGTGCCCAGGCCACCGCGCGAGGGACGTTGGCGGGGTCGTGGGTCCGGTCCAGCACCGCCAGCACGTGCGGCTCCGCGGACTGCATCCCGAAGGAGATGCGTGTGAAGCCCCCCGCCCGCAGGGCCGCCAGGGACGCCGGTGTCACCGAGTCCGGGTTCGCCTCCGTGGTCACCTCCGCGTCGGCCTCGAGCCCGAGGTGGTCGCGTACGCCTCCGAGCACCGCCACCAGGTCGGCCGGGTCGAGCAGGGTCGGGGTGCCCCCGCCGACGAAGACGGTCGAGGCCGGGCGCGCCGACCCGTCCAACACGTCTGCGGCCAGGCGCACCTCGGCCAGCGCCGCCGTCGCGTACGACCCCCGCGAGGCGCCCGGAGGCCCGTCGACGGGTCCGAGCTCCTCGGCGGTGTAGGTGTTGAAGTCGCAGTAGCCGCAGCGCACCGAGCAGAACGGCACGTGCACGTACACGCCGAACGGACGGTCCCCCACCCGCGACGCCGAGGCGTCGGGGAGGGAACCGTCCGTCGGGACGGGCTCGCCGTCAGGGAGCTGGGAGGGACTCAGCAGGACCCTCCGTCACGAG
This region includes:
- the hemW gene encoding radical SAM family heme chaperone HemW, translated to MLSPSQLPDGEPVPTDGSLPDASASRVGDRPFGVYVHVPFCSVRCGYCDFNTYTAEELGPVDGPPGASRGSYATAALAEVRLAADVLDGSARPASTVFVGGGTPTLLDPADLVAVLGGVRDHLGLEADAEVTTEANPDSVTPASLAALRAGGFTRISFGMQSAEPHVLAVLDRTHDPANVPRAVAWARGAGFEQVSLDLIYGTPGETVGGWRHTLHTALASEPDHVSAYALIVEDGTALARRVARGEVPAPVDDEQAEKYEVADEELTAAGLGWYEVSNWARDEAARCRHNLAYWRSDDWWGVGPGAHSHVAGTRWWNVKHPTAYAGRLAQGVSPAYAREVLTEDDVYAERLLLEGRIRDGLPISALREGARPRVAALVADGLLDGRAALGRGTVDGQPRLVLTRRGRLLADAVVRDLLD